The following are encoded together in the Segatella copri genome:
- a CDS encoding polysaccharide pyruvyl transferase family protein, which translates to MIGLCLKYEQINYGSKLQALATLRVMEELGQECKVIHYGKAGLWFKIKSLPRIFDATFRQDKLEDLSRSHAYKKHPEVAPLLAQRRKLFKEYDAKYFDKYEIFGAYYSDIQKIASRFDAVVTCSDQLWSPAGLGTNFYNLKFVPDGVKKISFASSFGVSQIPWYQRRATAEYLQRINYVSCRENRGAEIVKELTGRDVPVLMDPVFAFDKEQWNKLVPEEKVYNEPYIFCYFLGSNIAYREAVKKFAKEKEMKIVFLKFLDQYVEYDENFGDITPFDVDPNKFLNILRGAEYVFTDSFHGCAFSILMKKQFVIFNRYAATSGASKNSRIDTVCGNLGLNGRRVNANSDLVAVMDKEIDWKIVEEKTLIYRDRMWEYLRQALG; encoded by the coding sequence ATGATAGGACTTTGTTTGAAATATGAACAGATAAATTATGGAAGCAAACTTCAAGCTCTTGCCACACTAAGAGTGATGGAAGAATTGGGGCAAGAATGTAAAGTTATCCATTATGGGAAAGCAGGATTGTGGTTTAAGATTAAATCTTTACCTCGCATATTTGATGCTACTTTCCGCCAAGACAAGTTGGAGGACTTGAGTCGCAGTCATGCTTATAAGAAGCATCCTGAGGTAGCTCCTCTATTGGCTCAGAGAAGGAAACTCTTCAAAGAGTATGACGCCAAGTATTTTGATAAGTATGAAATCTTTGGCGCATATTATTCTGACATTCAGAAAATTGCATCAAGGTTTGATGCTGTAGTAACTTGTAGTGACCAATTGTGGTCTCCAGCAGGTCTTGGTACAAATTTCTATAATTTGAAGTTTGTGCCTGATGGAGTCAAGAAGATTTCTTTTGCATCTAGTTTTGGAGTCAGTCAGATTCCATGGTACCAGAGACGTGCTACAGCAGAATACTTACAAAGAATTAATTATGTGAGTTGTCGTGAGAATAGAGGTGCTGAGATTGTCAAGGAACTGACAGGAAGGGATGTGCCTGTATTGATGGATCCTGTATTTGCTTTTGACAAGGAACAATGGAATAAGCTTGTGCCTGAAGAAAAAGTTTATAATGAGCCATATATCTTCTGCTATTTCTTAGGTTCGAACATTGCTTATCGTGAGGCGGTAAAAAAGTTCGCCAAAGAAAAAGAAATGAAGATAGTCTTCTTGAAGTTCTTGGATCAGTATGTGGAATATGATGAAAACTTTGGTGACATCACTCCATTTGACGTAGATCCGAATAAGTTCTTGAATATTCTTCGTGGCGCGGAGTATGTTTTTACAGATTCTTTCCATGGTTGTGCCTTTAGCATTCTTATGAAAAAACAATTCGTGATATTCAACAGATATGCTGCGACTTCGGGGGCTTCCAAGAATTCTCGCATCGACACCGTTTGTGGAAACCTTGGTTTGAATGGCAGAAGAGTAAATGCCAATTCTGATTTGGTAGCTGTAATGGATAAAGAAATTGATTGGAAGATTGTTGAGGAGAAAACTTTGATATATAGAGATAGGATGTGGGAGTATTTGAGACAGGCATTGGGATAG
- a CDS encoding Coenzyme F420 hydrogenase/dehydrogenase, beta subunit C-terminal domain — translation MLNNITYTVKNNLCTGCGICEDVCPKQAISIVRIHGEHRPRLDKSLCLGNKCGRCLKVCPGVGVNLVSIAKEHFVDTCTKEDKYIGRYIGLHTGYSLDDAIRYHSASGGMVSQFLIYLLEKNIIDGALVTGYGDDHITPISFIARTADEVINAQSSKYCPVALNKVGNEIARSEGKFVVVGTPCHIQGFRKRAAIDRRFREHVVGYFSIYCSSGRTFNGQDYIFRHYGVKKSNIKYFAYRDEGCLGKLTILHGGGGEEFPSPRTNSLCTRCRESESLQKISIPYTSYYGPMLRSFFKPHRCLTCIDHYGELADVCFGDIHIAPYDKDEVGISSWITRSEYWETQFENAAKEGYIKMDDVSAQVLNDSQAAMLYPKKRRAKAVVNMDKLMGRKTPVYDKSFEKPRIKDYISEIVCLAQQFVGRRKYLWFLIDFINKGK, via the coding sequence ATGCTAAATAACATAACATATACAGTAAAAAATAATCTTTGCACAGGTTGTGGTATCTGCGAGGACGTATGTCCGAAACAAGCAATATCTATCGTTCGAATTCATGGTGAGCATCGTCCAAGACTCGACAAGTCTTTATGCTTGGGAAATAAATGTGGGCGTTGTCTGAAAGTGTGTCCTGGAGTTGGTGTTAATCTTGTAAGCATTGCTAAAGAGCATTTTGTGGATACCTGCACCAAGGAAGATAAGTATATTGGTAGATATATCGGACTGCATACAGGTTATAGTCTTGATGATGCTATTCGCTACCATTCTGCCAGTGGTGGTATGGTTTCACAATTTCTTATCTACCTGTTGGAGAAGAACATCATAGATGGTGCATTAGTAACAGGTTATGGGGATGACCACATCACCCCGATTTCTTTTATCGCAAGAACTGCTGATGAGGTAATCAACGCTCAAAGTTCCAAGTATTGTCCTGTGGCATTAAATAAGGTTGGCAATGAGATTGCTCGTTCGGAAGGAAAGTTTGTAGTGGTGGGTACGCCTTGTCATATACAAGGCTTTCGTAAACGTGCAGCCATTGACAGGCGCTTTAGGGAACATGTGGTTGGCTATTTCTCTATCTATTGCTCCTCTGGTAGAACCTTTAATGGGCAGGATTATATTTTCAGACATTATGGTGTGAAAAAATCAAATATCAAGTATTTTGCTTATCGTGATGAGGGATGTTTGGGAAAGCTGACCATCCTGCATGGTGGCGGTGGTGAGGAATTCCCTTCACCTCGTACTAATAGCTTGTGTACGAGGTGTAGGGAATCGGAATCTTTGCAAAAGATTTCAATTCCCTACACCTCGTACTATGGTCCGATGCTAAGAAGTTTTTTTAAGCCACATCGCTGTTTAACTTGTATCGACCACTATGGAGAATTGGCTGATGTTTGCTTTGGCGACATTCACATTGCTCCCTACGATAAGGATGAAGTTGGCATCAGTTCTTGGATTACTCGAAGCGAGTATTGGGAAACACAATTTGAGAATGCTGCAAAGGAAGGATACATCAAAATGGATGACGTGTCTGCACAAGTGTTAAATGATAGTCAAGCAGCTATGCTTTATCCAAAGAAGCGACGTGCCAAAGCGGTCGTCAATATGGATAAATTAATGGGACGTAAGACACCAGTTTATGACAAGTCGTTTGAAAAGCCAAGAATAAAAGACTATATCTCTGAAATAGTTTGCTTGGCGCAGCAATTCGTTGGACGTAGAAAGTATTTGTGGTTTTTGATAGATTTTATAAATAAAGGGAAATAA
- a CDS encoding glycosyltransferase yields the protein MNILFLNAILFTPEKGVIPKMKSIKDTMIYNMCLGAKKLGHHVTLVASADYKPIETEEYDVEVLFFKSNFRKIFKPSSLPFSLELKHFLKRNHMKYDLVISGGVFTFQSLMAAQICPLKTVLWQEQTEHQQKLFKIPSKVWFNVVVPVCMSNIKVVVPRSFAAYRFTKQYLKQTSSIIVDHGINVDKFIQSDKKKRQIISSSQLVYRKNVDGIIEKFYHLHNIPGYEDIRLVIAGRGEEENNLKLLVKKLQLEESVKFVGFLSQAKLNEYIRSSMAFLVNTRKDLNMVSIPESIVSGTPILTNWQPASAEYIDKERLGIAKDNWSVEELKEIIDNNAMFVNNCISYRRNLTTENSVQMLIDIFNHAK from the coding sequence CTATTTTGTTTACTCCAGAAAAAGGGGTAATTCCAAAGATGAAGTCAATCAAAGACACAATGATATATAATATGTGTCTTGGGGCAAAGAAGTTAGGGCATCATGTAACTTTAGTAGCTTCAGCAGATTATAAGCCAATAGAGACGGAAGAGTATGATGTTGAAGTGTTGTTCTTTAAAAGTAATTTTAGGAAAATATTTAAGCCTTCTTCATTGCCGTTTTCTTTAGAACTGAAACATTTCCTTAAACGGAATCATATGAAGTATGATCTTGTTATCTCAGGAGGTGTTTTCACTTTTCAGTCTTTGATGGCTGCTCAAATCTGCCCATTAAAAACTGTTTTGTGGCAAGAGCAGACGGAACATCAACAAAAATTATTCAAGATACCATCTAAAGTATGGTTTAATGTTGTTGTTCCTGTTTGTATGAGTAATATCAAAGTTGTTGTTCCTCGTTCTTTTGCAGCTTATAGATTTACCAAACAATACTTGAAGCAAACATCATCTATAATAGTAGATCATGGCATCAATGTTGATAAATTTATCCAATCTGACAAAAAGAAAAGGCAGATTATAAGCTCTTCTCAGTTGGTTTATCGCAAAAATGTAGATGGTATTATCGAAAAGTTTTATCATTTACATAATATTCCTGGATATGAAGATATACGATTGGTTATTGCAGGTCGTGGAGAGGAAGAAAATAACCTTAAGTTATTGGTGAAGAAACTACAATTGGAAGAATCGGTAAAATTCGTAGGATTTCTTTCCCAAGCAAAATTGAATGAGTATATTCGTTCTTCTATGGCTTTTCTTGTAAATACACGTAAGGATTTGAATATGGTATCAATTCCCGAGTCCATTGTTTCTGGTACTCCTATTCTAACAAACTGGCAACCTGCTTCAGCTGAATATATTGATAAAGAACGTTTAGGAATAGCTAAAGATAATTGGAGTGTAGAAGAGTTGAAGGAAATCATTGACAATAATGCAATGTTTGTTAATAACTGCATAAGTTATCGGAGAAATCTTACAACAGAAAACTCTGTCCAAATGTTAATAGATATATTTAACCATGCTAAATAA